In Vespa velutina chromosome 1, iVesVel2.1, whole genome shotgun sequence, the following proteins share a genomic window:
- the LOC124951075 gene encoding phosphatidylcholine:ceramide cholinephosphotransferase 2-like isoform X4, producing MPWATSTYMMKLQLLVIETDYCWRKALLRMVLDPKVTSLHSDYGSFDRPLGGGEGHERDVEAAVDGSSSGMAQSSDIYQRQPLLPGAPTKSKDKWSGVASGSDYYEDDEEEKIDGLGRHPGITNGPGSGVIKIDIPAPLREEPRFPKEKWKTFLAFLFMVVNFILTTASLAMVHERVPDRNTYGPLPDIVLDNITAQDWTLNVSEVLIMIMSNSAMVFIIFHKHRFIVIRRIFLLMGLLYMMRSITMYVTVLPVASKTYFCSPKANNTSPLLVTKRVLQLISGFGLSINGKHTYCGDYIYSGHTVVLVLSYLIIKEYSPRRCQPIHWLGGLTVFVGIIMVLVAHGHYTVDVLIAYYLTTRLWYIYHTLANNPYLKQNGPNNFLARLWWYPIFKYFEKNVGGTVPRQYNWPLPWPRRFLAKHPNRDS from the exons gATGGTATTGGACCCCAAGGTCACAAGTCTACATAGCGATTACGGAAGTTTCGATCGACCATTGGGAGGTGGGGAGGGTCACGAGAGGGACGTGGAGGCGGCTGTTGATGGGAGTAGCAGCGGGATGGCACAATCGAGTGATATTTATCAAAGGCAACCTCTCTTACCTGGTGCACCAACTAAGAGCAAGGACAAGTGGTCCGGGGTGGCTTCCGGTTCGGATTAttacgaggacgacgaggaggagaaaaTCGACGGTCTTGGACGTCATCCAGGAATAACGAATGGACCAGGAAGCGGCGTCATTAAAATCGACATACCGGCGCCGCTTCGCGAGGAACCACGATTTCccaaagaaaaatggaaaacttTTCTCG CTTTCCTGTTCATGGTCGTGAACTTCATACTGACCACGGCCTCACTCGCGATGGTTCACGAACGTGTTCCAGATCGGAATACTTATGGCCCGTTACCAGACATTGTACTGGATAATATTACTGCCCAAGATTGGACACTCAATGTTTCGGAAGTTCTCATTATGATAATGTCCAACTCGGCAAtggttttcattatttttcataaacatAG atttatcgtCATCAGACGGATATTCCTTTTGATGGGTCTGCTGTATATGATGAGAAGTATCACGATGTATGTGACTGTTTTGCCGGTTGCAAGTAAAACATATTTCTGTAGTCCAAAGGCAAATAACACAAGTCCTCTTCTGGTTACGAAAAGAGTACTACAGCTTATCTCTGGTTTTGGTTTGTCGATTAATGGCAAACACACTTATTGCGGAGATTACATTTACAGCGGTCATACGGTTGTACTTGTACTTAGTTACCTGATTATTAAAGAGt atTCCCCTAGAAGATGTCAACCGATTCATTGGTTGGGTGGTCTTACGGTTTTTGTTGGTATAATTATGGTATTGGTAGCTCATGGACATTATACGGTGGATGTCCTTATAGCATATTATTTAACTACACGTTTATGGTACATATACCATACGTTAGCAAATAATCCTTATTTGAAG CAAAACGGACCAAATAATTTTCTGGCCCGACTCTGGTGGTATcctatattcaaatattttgagAAAAACGTGGGTGGTACAGTGCCACGACAATACAATTGGCCTTTGCCTTGGCCTCGAAGATTTCTTGCCAAGCATCCTAATCGAGACAGTTAA
- the LOC124951075 gene encoding phosphatidylcholine:ceramide cholinephosphotransferase 2-like isoform X6: MGSSTWMVLDPKVTSLHSDYGSFDRPLGGGEGHERDVEAAVDGSSSGMAQSSDIYQRQPLLPGAPTKSKDKWSGVASGSDYYEDDEEEKIDGLGRHPGITNGPGSGVIKIDIPAPLREEPRFPKEKWKTFLAFLFMVVNFILTTASLAMVHERVPDRNTYGPLPDIVLDNITAQDWTLNVSEVLIMIMSNSAMVFIIFHKHRFIVIRRIFLLMGLLYMMRSITMYVTVLPVASKTYFCSPKANNTSPLLVTKRVLQLISGFGLSINGKHTYCGDYIYSGHTVVLVLSYLIIKEYSPRRCQPIHWLGGLTVFVGIIMVLVAHGHYTVDVLIAYYLTTRLWYIYHTLANNPYLKQNGPNNFLARLWWYPIFKYFEKNVGGTVPRQYNWPLPWPRRFLAKHPNRDS, from the exons atgGGTTCATCCACATG gATGGTATTGGACCCCAAGGTCACAAGTCTACATAGCGATTACGGAAGTTTCGATCGACCATTGGGAGGTGGGGAGGGTCACGAGAGGGACGTGGAGGCGGCTGTTGATGGGAGTAGCAGCGGGATGGCACAATCGAGTGATATTTATCAAAGGCAACCTCTCTTACCTGGTGCACCAACTAAGAGCAAGGACAAGTGGTCCGGGGTGGCTTCCGGTTCGGATTAttacgaggacgacgaggaggagaaaaTCGACGGTCTTGGACGTCATCCAGGAATAACGAATGGACCAGGAAGCGGCGTCATTAAAATCGACATACCGGCGCCGCTTCGCGAGGAACCACGATTTCccaaagaaaaatggaaaacttTTCTCG CTTTCCTGTTCATGGTCGTGAACTTCATACTGACCACGGCCTCACTCGCGATGGTTCACGAACGTGTTCCAGATCGGAATACTTATGGCCCGTTACCAGACATTGTACTGGATAATATTACTGCCCAAGATTGGACACTCAATGTTTCGGAAGTTCTCATTATGATAATGTCCAACTCGGCAAtggttttcattatttttcataaacatAG atttatcgtCATCAGACGGATATTCCTTTTGATGGGTCTGCTGTATATGATGAGAAGTATCACGATGTATGTGACTGTTTTGCCGGTTGCAAGTAAAACATATTTCTGTAGTCCAAAGGCAAATAACACAAGTCCTCTTCTGGTTACGAAAAGAGTACTACAGCTTATCTCTGGTTTTGGTTTGTCGATTAATGGCAAACACACTTATTGCGGAGATTACATTTACAGCGGTCATACGGTTGTACTTGTACTTAGTTACCTGATTATTAAAGAGt atTCCCCTAGAAGATGTCAACCGATTCATTGGTTGGGTGGTCTTACGGTTTTTGTTGGTATAATTATGGTATTGGTAGCTCATGGACATTATACGGTGGATGTCCTTATAGCATATTATTTAACTACACGTTTATGGTACATATACCATACGTTAGCAAATAATCCTTATTTGAAG CAAAACGGACCAAATAATTTTCTGGCCCGACTCTGGTGGTATcctatattcaaatattttgagAAAAACGTGGGTGGTACAGTGCCACGACAATACAATTGGCCTTTGCCTTGGCCTCGAAGATTTCTTGCCAAGCATCCTAATCGAGACAGTTAA
- the LOC124951075 gene encoding phosphatidylcholine:ceramide cholinephosphotransferase 2-like isoform X5, translated as MHKMHKLRLPVKVELPSALTRMVLDPKVTSLHSDYGSFDRPLGGGEGHERDVEAAVDGSSSGMAQSSDIYQRQPLLPGAPTKSKDKWSGVASGSDYYEDDEEEKIDGLGRHPGITNGPGSGVIKIDIPAPLREEPRFPKEKWKTFLAFLFMVVNFILTTASLAMVHERVPDRNTYGPLPDIVLDNITAQDWTLNVSEVLIMIMSNSAMVFIIFHKHRFIVIRRIFLLMGLLYMMRSITMYVTVLPVASKTYFCSPKANNTSPLLVTKRVLQLISGFGLSINGKHTYCGDYIYSGHTVVLVLSYLIIKEYSPRRCQPIHWLGGLTVFVGIIMVLVAHGHYTVDVLIAYYLTTRLWYIYHTLANNPYLKQNGPNNFLARLWWYPIFKYFEKNVGGTVPRQYNWPLPWPRRFLAKHPNRDS; from the exons gATGGTATTGGACCCCAAGGTCACAAGTCTACATAGCGATTACGGAAGTTTCGATCGACCATTGGGAGGTGGGGAGGGTCACGAGAGGGACGTGGAGGCGGCTGTTGATGGGAGTAGCAGCGGGATGGCACAATCGAGTGATATTTATCAAAGGCAACCTCTCTTACCTGGTGCACCAACTAAGAGCAAGGACAAGTGGTCCGGGGTGGCTTCCGGTTCGGATTAttacgaggacgacgaggaggagaaaaTCGACGGTCTTGGACGTCATCCAGGAATAACGAATGGACCAGGAAGCGGCGTCATTAAAATCGACATACCGGCGCCGCTTCGCGAGGAACCACGATTTCccaaagaaaaatggaaaacttTTCTCG CTTTCCTGTTCATGGTCGTGAACTTCATACTGACCACGGCCTCACTCGCGATGGTTCACGAACGTGTTCCAGATCGGAATACTTATGGCCCGTTACCAGACATTGTACTGGATAATATTACTGCCCAAGATTGGACACTCAATGTTTCGGAAGTTCTCATTATGATAATGTCCAACTCGGCAAtggttttcattatttttcataaacatAG atttatcgtCATCAGACGGATATTCCTTTTGATGGGTCTGCTGTATATGATGAGAAGTATCACGATGTATGTGACTGTTTTGCCGGTTGCAAGTAAAACATATTTCTGTAGTCCAAAGGCAAATAACACAAGTCCTCTTCTGGTTACGAAAAGAGTACTACAGCTTATCTCTGGTTTTGGTTTGTCGATTAATGGCAAACACACTTATTGCGGAGATTACATTTACAGCGGTCATACGGTTGTACTTGTACTTAGTTACCTGATTATTAAAGAGt atTCCCCTAGAAGATGTCAACCGATTCATTGGTTGGGTGGTCTTACGGTTTTTGTTGGTATAATTATGGTATTGGTAGCTCATGGACATTATACGGTGGATGTCCTTATAGCATATTATTTAACTACACGTTTATGGTACATATACCATACGTTAGCAAATAATCCTTATTTGAAG CAAAACGGACCAAATAATTTTCTGGCCCGACTCTGGTGGTATcctatattcaaatattttgagAAAAACGTGGGTGGTACAGTGCCACGACAATACAATTGGCCTTTGCCTTGGCCTCGAAGATTTCTTGCCAAGCATCCTAATCGAGACAGTTAA
- the LOC124951075 gene encoding phosphatidylcholine:ceramide cholinephosphotransferase 2-like isoform X8, with protein sequence MMVLDPKVTSLHSDYGSFDRPLGGGEGHERDVEAAVDGSSSGMAQSSDIYQRQPLLPGAPTKSKDKWSGVASGSDYYEDDEEEKIDGLGRHPGITNGPGSGVIKIDIPAPLREEPRFPKEKWKTFLAFLFMVVNFILTTASLAMVHERVPDRNTYGPLPDIVLDNITAQDWTLNVSEVLIMIMSNSAMVFIIFHKHRFIVIRRIFLLMGLLYMMRSITMYVTVLPVASKTYFCSPKANNTSPLLVTKRVLQLISGFGLSINGKHTYCGDYIYSGHTVVLVLSYLIIKEYSPRRCQPIHWLGGLTVFVGIIMVLVAHGHYTVDVLIAYYLTTRLWYIYHTLANNPYLKQNGPNNFLARLWWYPIFKYFEKNVGGTVPRQYNWPLPWPRRFLAKHPNRDS encoded by the exons gATGGTATTGGACCCCAAGGTCACAAGTCTACATAGCGATTACGGAAGTTTCGATCGACCATTGGGAGGTGGGGAGGGTCACGAGAGGGACGTGGAGGCGGCTGTTGATGGGAGTAGCAGCGGGATGGCACAATCGAGTGATATTTATCAAAGGCAACCTCTCTTACCTGGTGCACCAACTAAGAGCAAGGACAAGTGGTCCGGGGTGGCTTCCGGTTCGGATTAttacgaggacgacgaggaggagaaaaTCGACGGTCTTGGACGTCATCCAGGAATAACGAATGGACCAGGAAGCGGCGTCATTAAAATCGACATACCGGCGCCGCTTCGCGAGGAACCACGATTTCccaaagaaaaatggaaaacttTTCTCG CTTTCCTGTTCATGGTCGTGAACTTCATACTGACCACGGCCTCACTCGCGATGGTTCACGAACGTGTTCCAGATCGGAATACTTATGGCCCGTTACCAGACATTGTACTGGATAATATTACTGCCCAAGATTGGACACTCAATGTTTCGGAAGTTCTCATTATGATAATGTCCAACTCGGCAAtggttttcattatttttcataaacatAG atttatcgtCATCAGACGGATATTCCTTTTGATGGGTCTGCTGTATATGATGAGAAGTATCACGATGTATGTGACTGTTTTGCCGGTTGCAAGTAAAACATATTTCTGTAGTCCAAAGGCAAATAACACAAGTCCTCTTCTGGTTACGAAAAGAGTACTACAGCTTATCTCTGGTTTTGGTTTGTCGATTAATGGCAAACACACTTATTGCGGAGATTACATTTACAGCGGTCATACGGTTGTACTTGTACTTAGTTACCTGATTATTAAAGAGt atTCCCCTAGAAGATGTCAACCGATTCATTGGTTGGGTGGTCTTACGGTTTTTGTTGGTATAATTATGGTATTGGTAGCTCATGGACATTATACGGTGGATGTCCTTATAGCATATTATTTAACTACACGTTTATGGTACATATACCATACGTTAGCAAATAATCCTTATTTGAAG CAAAACGGACCAAATAATTTTCTGGCCCGACTCTGGTGGTATcctatattcaaatattttgagAAAAACGTGGGTGGTACAGTGCCACGACAATACAATTGGCCTTTGCCTTGGCCTCGAAGATTTCTTGCCAAGCATCCTAATCGAGACAGTTAA
- the LOC124951075 gene encoding phosphatidylcholine:ceramide cholinephosphotransferase 2-like isoform X3 encodes MHKMHKLRLPVKVELPSALTSTRRFIKTYYLWMVLDPKVTSLHSDYGSFDRPLGGGEGHERDVEAAVDGSSSGMAQSSDIYQRQPLLPGAPTKSKDKWSGVASGSDYYEDDEEEKIDGLGRHPGITNGPGSGVIKIDIPAPLREEPRFPKEKWKTFLAFLFMVVNFILTTASLAMVHERVPDRNTYGPLPDIVLDNITAQDWTLNVSEVLIMIMSNSAMVFIIFHKHRFIVIRRIFLLMGLLYMMRSITMYVTVLPVASKTYFCSPKANNTSPLLVTKRVLQLISGFGLSINGKHTYCGDYIYSGHTVVLVLSYLIIKEYSPRRCQPIHWLGGLTVFVGIIMVLVAHGHYTVDVLIAYYLTTRLWYIYHTLANNPYLKQNGPNNFLARLWWYPIFKYFEKNVGGTVPRQYNWPLPWPRRFLAKHPNRDS; translated from the exons gATGGTATTGGACCCCAAGGTCACAAGTCTACATAGCGATTACGGAAGTTTCGATCGACCATTGGGAGGTGGGGAGGGTCACGAGAGGGACGTGGAGGCGGCTGTTGATGGGAGTAGCAGCGGGATGGCACAATCGAGTGATATTTATCAAAGGCAACCTCTCTTACCTGGTGCACCAACTAAGAGCAAGGACAAGTGGTCCGGGGTGGCTTCCGGTTCGGATTAttacgaggacgacgaggaggagaaaaTCGACGGTCTTGGACGTCATCCAGGAATAACGAATGGACCAGGAAGCGGCGTCATTAAAATCGACATACCGGCGCCGCTTCGCGAGGAACCACGATTTCccaaagaaaaatggaaaacttTTCTCG CTTTCCTGTTCATGGTCGTGAACTTCATACTGACCACGGCCTCACTCGCGATGGTTCACGAACGTGTTCCAGATCGGAATACTTATGGCCCGTTACCAGACATTGTACTGGATAATATTACTGCCCAAGATTGGACACTCAATGTTTCGGAAGTTCTCATTATGATAATGTCCAACTCGGCAAtggttttcattatttttcataaacatAG atttatcgtCATCAGACGGATATTCCTTTTGATGGGTCTGCTGTATATGATGAGAAGTATCACGATGTATGTGACTGTTTTGCCGGTTGCAAGTAAAACATATTTCTGTAGTCCAAAGGCAAATAACACAAGTCCTCTTCTGGTTACGAAAAGAGTACTACAGCTTATCTCTGGTTTTGGTTTGTCGATTAATGGCAAACACACTTATTGCGGAGATTACATTTACAGCGGTCATACGGTTGTACTTGTACTTAGTTACCTGATTATTAAAGAGt atTCCCCTAGAAGATGTCAACCGATTCATTGGTTGGGTGGTCTTACGGTTTTTGTTGGTATAATTATGGTATTGGTAGCTCATGGACATTATACGGTGGATGTCCTTATAGCATATTATTTAACTACACGTTTATGGTACATATACCATACGTTAGCAAATAATCCTTATTTGAAG CAAAACGGACCAAATAATTTTCTGGCCCGACTCTGGTGGTATcctatattcaaatattttgagAAAAACGTGGGTGGTACAGTGCCACGACAATACAATTGGCCTTTGCCTTGGCCTCGAAGATTTCTTGCCAAGCATCCTAATCGAGACAGTTAA
- the LOC124951075 gene encoding phosphatidylcholine:ceramide cholinephosphotransferase 2-like isoform X7 → MIKIVWMVLDPKVTSLHSDYGSFDRPLGGGEGHERDVEAAVDGSSSGMAQSSDIYQRQPLLPGAPTKSKDKWSGVASGSDYYEDDEEEKIDGLGRHPGITNGPGSGVIKIDIPAPLREEPRFPKEKWKTFLAFLFMVVNFILTTASLAMVHERVPDRNTYGPLPDIVLDNITAQDWTLNVSEVLIMIMSNSAMVFIIFHKHRFIVIRRIFLLMGLLYMMRSITMYVTVLPVASKTYFCSPKANNTSPLLVTKRVLQLISGFGLSINGKHTYCGDYIYSGHTVVLVLSYLIIKEYSPRRCQPIHWLGGLTVFVGIIMVLVAHGHYTVDVLIAYYLTTRLWYIYHTLANNPYLKQNGPNNFLARLWWYPIFKYFEKNVGGTVPRQYNWPLPWPRRFLAKHPNRDS, encoded by the exons gATGGTATTGGACCCCAAGGTCACAAGTCTACATAGCGATTACGGAAGTTTCGATCGACCATTGGGAGGTGGGGAGGGTCACGAGAGGGACGTGGAGGCGGCTGTTGATGGGAGTAGCAGCGGGATGGCACAATCGAGTGATATTTATCAAAGGCAACCTCTCTTACCTGGTGCACCAACTAAGAGCAAGGACAAGTGGTCCGGGGTGGCTTCCGGTTCGGATTAttacgaggacgacgaggaggagaaaaTCGACGGTCTTGGACGTCATCCAGGAATAACGAATGGACCAGGAAGCGGCGTCATTAAAATCGACATACCGGCGCCGCTTCGCGAGGAACCACGATTTCccaaagaaaaatggaaaacttTTCTCG CTTTCCTGTTCATGGTCGTGAACTTCATACTGACCACGGCCTCACTCGCGATGGTTCACGAACGTGTTCCAGATCGGAATACTTATGGCCCGTTACCAGACATTGTACTGGATAATATTACTGCCCAAGATTGGACACTCAATGTTTCGGAAGTTCTCATTATGATAATGTCCAACTCGGCAAtggttttcattatttttcataaacatAG atttatcgtCATCAGACGGATATTCCTTTTGATGGGTCTGCTGTATATGATGAGAAGTATCACGATGTATGTGACTGTTTTGCCGGTTGCAAGTAAAACATATTTCTGTAGTCCAAAGGCAAATAACACAAGTCCTCTTCTGGTTACGAAAAGAGTACTACAGCTTATCTCTGGTTTTGGTTTGTCGATTAATGGCAAACACACTTATTGCGGAGATTACATTTACAGCGGTCATACGGTTGTACTTGTACTTAGTTACCTGATTATTAAAGAGt atTCCCCTAGAAGATGTCAACCGATTCATTGGTTGGGTGGTCTTACGGTTTTTGTTGGTATAATTATGGTATTGGTAGCTCATGGACATTATACGGTGGATGTCCTTATAGCATATTATTTAACTACACGTTTATGGTACATATACCATACGTTAGCAAATAATCCTTATTTGAAG CAAAACGGACCAAATAATTTTCTGGCCCGACTCTGGTGGTATcctatattcaaatattttgagAAAAACGTGGGTGGTACAGTGCCACGACAATACAATTGGCCTTTGCCTTGGCCTCGAAGATTTCTTGCCAAGCATCCTAATCGAGACAGTTAA
- the LOC124951075 gene encoding phosphatidylcholine:ceramide cholinephosphotransferase 2-like isoform X9, protein MVLDPKVTSLHSDYGSFDRPLGGGEGHERDVEAAVDGSSSGMAQSSDIYQRQPLLPGAPTKSKDKWSGVASGSDYYEDDEEEKIDGLGRHPGITNGPGSGVIKIDIPAPLREEPRFPKEKWKTFLAFLFMVVNFILTTASLAMVHERVPDRNTYGPLPDIVLDNITAQDWTLNVSEVLIMIMSNSAMVFIIFHKHRFIVIRRIFLLMGLLYMMRSITMYVTVLPVASKTYFCSPKANNTSPLLVTKRVLQLISGFGLSINGKHTYCGDYIYSGHTVVLVLSYLIIKEYSPRRCQPIHWLGGLTVFVGIIMVLVAHGHYTVDVLIAYYLTTRLWYIYHTLANNPYLKQNGPNNFLARLWWYPIFKYFEKNVGGTVPRQYNWPLPWPRRFLAKHPNRDS, encoded by the exons ATGGTATTGGACCCCAAGGTCACAAGTCTACATAGCGATTACGGAAGTTTCGATCGACCATTGGGAGGTGGGGAGGGTCACGAGAGGGACGTGGAGGCGGCTGTTGATGGGAGTAGCAGCGGGATGGCACAATCGAGTGATATTTATCAAAGGCAACCTCTCTTACCTGGTGCACCAACTAAGAGCAAGGACAAGTGGTCCGGGGTGGCTTCCGGTTCGGATTAttacgaggacgacgaggaggagaaaaTCGACGGTCTTGGACGTCATCCAGGAATAACGAATGGACCAGGAAGCGGCGTCATTAAAATCGACATACCGGCGCCGCTTCGCGAGGAACCACGATTTCccaaagaaaaatggaaaacttTTCTCG CTTTCCTGTTCATGGTCGTGAACTTCATACTGACCACGGCCTCACTCGCGATGGTTCACGAACGTGTTCCAGATCGGAATACTTATGGCCCGTTACCAGACATTGTACTGGATAATATTACTGCCCAAGATTGGACACTCAATGTTTCGGAAGTTCTCATTATGATAATGTCCAACTCGGCAAtggttttcattatttttcataaacatAG atttatcgtCATCAGACGGATATTCCTTTTGATGGGTCTGCTGTATATGATGAGAAGTATCACGATGTATGTGACTGTTTTGCCGGTTGCAAGTAAAACATATTTCTGTAGTCCAAAGGCAAATAACACAAGTCCTCTTCTGGTTACGAAAAGAGTACTACAGCTTATCTCTGGTTTTGGTTTGTCGATTAATGGCAAACACACTTATTGCGGAGATTACATTTACAGCGGTCATACGGTTGTACTTGTACTTAGTTACCTGATTATTAAAGAGt atTCCCCTAGAAGATGTCAACCGATTCATTGGTTGGGTGGTCTTACGGTTTTTGTTGGTATAATTATGGTATTGGTAGCTCATGGACATTATACGGTGGATGTCCTTATAGCATATTATTTAACTACACGTTTATGGTACATATACCATACGTTAGCAAATAATCCTTATTTGAAG CAAAACGGACCAAATAATTTTCTGGCCCGACTCTGGTGGTATcctatattcaaatattttgagAAAAACGTGGGTGGTACAGTGCCACGACAATACAATTGGCCTTTGCCTTGGCCTCGAAGATTTCTTGCCAAGCATCCTAATCGAGACAGTTAA